One Novosphingobium sp. 9U genomic window, AAGGGCGCCGAGCCCACGCCTTCGGGCACCCAGGCTGCTGCCGGCGCGCTTGCCGCCAAGCCGCCGAAGATCGAGGGTGGCGACAAGGCTCCTGGTGCAGGCGGGGCGAACGAGAACGCCAAGGCCGGCATCAACGCGCATACGCCCTGATCCTTTTCGGCTGAGCTGAATTCGATTAGGCGGCGGGTGTGCAACCTGCCGCCTTTTCCATGCCGGCGCGACTTGTCCTTCCCGGCACGGGGAGGGGGACCGCGCGGAGCGTGGTGGAGGGGAGTCTCAGCCTAGCGCGACTTGGCCGGCAAGCTTGTGCGAGGTGGCGAGTCCCCACCACCCCTCCCCGTGCCGGGGAGGACAGCTGGGGGCGAGAGCAGCTGCCGCGACTTGCTGAGATCCTCCCCTGCAAGGGGAGGTGGCGCGCACGCAGTGCGTGACGGAGGGGTCGTCACCGCTGGCGTAGCGCGCGGAGAAAGGATTACACCCCTCCGTCAGCCGCTACGCGTCTGCCACCTCCCCCGTCGACAAGCTAAGGACAGGCTTGCTGGGGAGGATCTGGACATGGCTCATCGCCCGCCGGCGAGCGCGGGATAACGCCAAGGGTGATCAACAGGTCGGACGATGAAGCGGCCGGCGCTGCCCTGGCGACAGGGTTGGCTCGCGCTTCCAGTCTCGCGAATGTCCGGCGTGGGAAGGCGTAAGCGCCACCGGCTCGGCCCTGATCCACGAAGCACCGGCGAGACGGGCTCGCAGCTGATCGCCGGCCTCTCGTGAGAGAGCAAAGCTTCGTAGGGTTGCAGACGCCCGTCTAAGCGCCGGCCGCGGTGGTTGCGGGCAAGAGCGACAGGCCTGAAAGCCGCTCGTCTGCATCCGACCTGCCGCCCCTCTTAACCCATATGGTTCTAAATGTCAAGCTACAAGATCCTCCCCTGCAAGGGGAGGTGGCGCGCACGCAATGCGTGACGGAGTCACCGCTCACGTAGTGCGCTGAGGAGAGGACAACACCCCTCCACCACTGCCTATAGCGGCGGTCCCCCTCCCCTTGCAGGAGGATCTCGTATGGTTTCAGCGATTAGTCAGCCGCTGCGCCTCACCTCACTGGCAGGCGAGGCACTCATCGTAGTCGGTCGTCTCGCCGATCTCGAACTTCGGCGCCTCGGGCGTGTTGTCCGCCTCCACCCCGCCGGCGAACCCGGCGCGCTGGACCGACTTCGAGCGCAGGTAATACAGCGACTTGATGCCCTTCTCCCAGGCCTGGAAGTGGAGCATCATCAGGTCCCACTTGTCGACATCTGCCGGGATGTAGAGGTTCAGCGACTGCGCCTGGTCGATATACGGCGTGCGGTCGGCGGCGAACTCGAGCAGCCAGCGCTGGTCGATCTCGAAGCTGGTCTTGTAGACCGCCTTTTCTTCCGGCGAGAGGAAGTCGAGGTGCTGCACCGAGCCGCCATGCTCCAGGATCGAGTTCCACACGTTGGTGGAGTCCTTGGACTTGGAGGCGAGCAGCTTCTCCAGGTACGGATTCTTCACCACGAAGCTGCCCGAGAGCGTCTTGTGGGTGTAGATGTTCGCCGGGATCGGCTCGATGCACGCGGACGTGCCGCCGCAGATGATGCTGATCGACGCGGTCGGCGCGATCGCCATCTTGCAGCTGAAGCGCTCCATCACGCCCACGTCCGCCGCGTCGGGGCAGGGGCCGCGCTCGTTCGCCAGCAGCATCGAGGCCTCGTTGGCCTTCTGGTTGATGTATTGGAACATCTGCAGGTTCAGCGCCTTGGCCATCGCACTTTCGAAGCCGATGCCGCGCTTCTGCAGGTACGAGTGGAAGCCCATCACGCCCATGCCGACAGACCGCTCGCGCGCGGCCGAGTACTTGGCGCGCGCCATCTCGTCAGGCGCGCGGTCGATGTAGTCCTGCAGCACGTTGTCGAGGAAACGCAGCACGTCCTCGATCACGTGCTTCTCGCCCTTCCACTCGTCCCAGGTTTCCAGATTAAGCGAGGAGAGGCAGCACACCGCGGTGCGATCGTTGCCGAGGTGATCGCGCCCCGTGGGCAGCGTGATTTCCGAGCACAAGTTCGAGGTGCTGACCTTGAGGCCAAGCTCGCGATGGTGGCGCGGCATCATGCGGTTCACGGTGTCGTTGAACACGATGTAGGGCTCGCCGGTGGCAAGCCGCGTCTCGACCAGCTTCTGGAACAGCGCGCGAGCATCGACCTTGCCGCGCACCGAGCCATCCTTGGGGCTGCGTAGCGCGAACTCGGCGCCATCGCGCACGGCGGCCATGAACTCGTCGGTCAGCAGCACGCCGTGGTGCAGGTTCAGCGCCTTGCGGTTGAAGTCGCCCGAGGGTTTGCGGATCTCGAGGAACTCCTCGATCTCGGGGTGCGAGACGTCGAGGTAGCAAGCGGCCGAACCACGGCGCAGCGAACCCTGGCTGATCGCCAGCGTCAGCGAATCCATCACGCGCACGAAGGGGATGATGCCGCTGGTCTTGCCGTTGAGGCCGACCGGCTCGCCGATGCCGCGCACCGCGCCCCAGTATGTGCCGATGCCGCCGCCGCGGCTGGCGAGCCAGACGTTCTCGTTCCAGGTGGCGACGATGCCTTCGAGGCTGTCGTCCACTGAGTTCAGGTAGCACGAGATCGGCAGGCCGCGCCCCGTGCCGCCGTTCGACAGCACCGGCGTCGCCGGCATGAACCACAGCTTCGAGATGTAGTCGTAGAGCCGCTGGGCATGGCCCTCGTCATCGGCATAGGCGTCGGCAACGCGGGCGAAGAGGTCCTGGTACTTCTCGCCCGGCAGCAGGTAGCGGTCGTCCAGCGTGTCCTTGCCGAACTCGGTCAGCAGCGCATCGCGCGACGCGTCGGTCACCACGTTGAAGCGGCGGGCGTGGATGGTCTTGGAGTCGTCCGGCTTCTTCGCCGGCGCCTCGGCTACGAGCGCAGCCGTCGCCTCATCGCTCTTGTCCATGGCAATCACCTTCGTGACCTTGGGCTCGGCAGCCTTGGCAGCCGGCTTCTCGGCAAATGTCAGCTCGGTCTGATCGGCATCCACGGTGTCTATCAGCCCTTCGTTGCCCGTCCTGAAGTCCACGTCGCGTACCCCTTGCTGGCGATCTCGCCATTATCTGCAGTTCGAATCGCGAGGAGCCCAGCGTAGCACCGGCACAAAACAGGAACAACGCTCCTGCCGTGCTGATGCAAAGGCTGCTGCGCCCCTGTTCACGCCAATGTTCTCGCCCAGCAAGTTGCCGTTCCCAGCCGCTTGCTTGAATCTAGGTGTTGAGCCCCCCGGATCAACTGCCCACAACCCATAGTGCCCGATTGAATCTTCGGTGCAAGTGGCGGGCCGCCGAACGGATCGGAGGCGCGGCTGTGCACTCTCGCACCGCGACGCGCCGGAAGTCCTTGGCTGGATTGATACGCAAGAGGGAAATGCCCCGCTCAGCGTGATTCTTTTTCCACATTCCTGAGCGCCAAAACGAATCAGGCTTGCGGCGAGTTGAATCATCCCGTGCGGTTGCAGGCTGCTGTCCTCCCCGTCCCCCGGGGGACAAGTGAGCCATACGTCATCAAGCCCGCGTCCGCGGCAGGCCCAACGCCCGCTCGGCGATCATGGAGCGGTGGATTTCGCTGGTGCCGGCGTAGATCGTGGTGCCATGCGCGTGGCGGTAGGCGGTGTTGACGTAATCCGCTGCACCGTCGCGCTTCGACAGCGACAAGGGCGCGGTGAGGTCGAGCAGGTCGGAGCCGTCCTCCAGGAACTTCTCGGAGGTGAAGACCTTGGCCATCGGGCCGCAGGCGGGCAGGTCCTGCTTCTCCTCGGCGCTCCACAGCGAGCGCAAGACCAGCATCTCGCCGACCATGTGGTGCGCGTGCGCCTTGGCGAGGCGGACTTGCGCAGGGGCATCCTCGATCAGCGGCTTGCCGGCCAGCCGGATTTCACGCGCGAGGTCCTCGGCCATGCGGATCAGCATGCCATGGGCCTTGGTGAAGCCGCCGCCGCCGTGCTCCAGCTCCAGCGCGGCGCTCATCGCGCGCACGCCGCCGTCGACGGGGCCGATGCGCCAGGTGTCCGGTACCTTCACATTATCGTAGAAGGTCACGTTGGTGCGCTCGTCCTGAAAGGTGTGAACCGGTTGCACCTCGATGCCCTCGGCCTTCAAGGGCAGGATGAACATGGTGAGGCCCTTGTGCTTGGCCGCGTCCGGGTTGGTGCGGCACAGCATCAGCACGTAGTCGGCCAAGTTGGCGCCGCTGGTGAACATCTTGGTGCCGTCGATCCGCCAGCCGTTGCCCTCCGGTGTCGCCTTGGTCTGCGCCGAGAACACGTCCGAGCCCGAGCCCGGCTCGGAATAGCCGAGCGAGCAGACTGCCTCGCCGGCGAGGATCTTCGCCAGCACCTCGGCCTTGAGCTCGTCCGTCCCGAACTTGTCGATCATGGCGGCGGCCAGCATCGTCGTGCCCTTGGCATGGCCCGACCAGCCATGCTCCTCCCACACCTCCGACACGGCGTGGCGCGCGTAGGGGCTGGCGCTGCGTCCGCCTTGTTCTGGCGGCAGCTCGGGGAACAGCAGGCCAGCCTCGGCGAGCTTCTTGTGCACCACTGGATGGTGCCCGTCCCACGAGTAATGCGCATGCGCCTTCAGCTCGGGCGTCAGGGTCTCCTGGAAGAACCGGTCGACTTCGGCGGCGAGCGCGCGGGCATCCTCGCCCAGGTCGAAGTCGATCGAGACCGGGCCGACATCGGGCAGCACCGCCGCCTCACCCGCGTAGAGGCGACGTCCCGCTTCCTCCAGCAGGCGCGCGGGATCGCCCCAGATCAACGCCGTGGCCTTGGCGCGCAAGTTGTAGAGGTGGATGTCGTACTCGGTCGTCAGGCCATAGCCGCCGAAGGTGCGCAAGCTCTGGATCGCCGCGGTGCTGGCGGTGCGGGCCGCCCACCATAGCGCCAGCGGCATCACGGCGCTCGCGCGCGGGTCGCCTGTCGCGACCATGTGGATCGCCTTCCAGGCGAAGGCGCGGCCACCCTCGATCTCGGTGATGAAGTTGGCGAGCGGGTGGCTCATCGCCTGGAAGGTGCCGATCGGCACGCCGAACGCCTTGCGCTCGCAGGCATAAGCGGCGGCGAGCCGCACCGCCTCGCGCGCCAAGCCGAGCAGATGGCAGGCGGTGAGCAGCTTCCACTCCTCCAGCGCGGCGGCGAACAGCGCCAGCGCCTCGGGACCGGAGGCGAGCACGGTCTGGGTGGCGCGGCCGAGGTCGACCTCGGCGATGCCGTTGGCGGCCAGCGACTCGTCGACGCGGCGGTGAGCATCGGCAGGCGTGATCAGCACCAGGTCGTCGCCGCGCCGCGCGATCACCAGGTCGGCGCGGTCGCCGCCGTTCAGCCACTGCACCGGCTCTTGCGCGATGTCGCGGAAGGCCAGCGTCGCCACCTGCTCGCCCGCGATCACCGCGTCGATGCCCTCGCCGCTGGTAAGCGCGATCAGGCGGGCGGCTAGGATCGATTCGGCGATCGGGCCGAGAGCCAGCGTGCGGCCGGCTTCCTCCATCACCAGCGCGGCGTCGAGCGTGCCCATGCCCAGCCCGCCAGCCTCCTCGGGCACGCGCATGGCGAAGGTGCCCAGCTCGGCCAAGCCGGTCCACAGCTCCCCGTCGAAGCCCTCGCCCGCCATACTCTGACGTACCCGCGCGATGCTGCTCTCGCTGTCGAGGAAACGCGCGAAGCTATCGCGCAGCATCTGTTGGTCTTCGTTCAACCCGAAGTTCATGGCCCGCCTCTTCCCGCATCGCGGCCTTGCCGACCGCACTTTGTGATACGCAGTGTGTCATGTGCGGCGGCGCACCGTCAATTCGTGGCAACGCGCTCAGGCACGCAACCCGGCCGGGTTGGCCAAGCACCCCGCGCGTGCCACTATGACGGCAACCGCCACGCCGATGCTGCGTTGCGGAAGGATACGGTCTTGCGAACGGCGACGGGGAAGAACTTCAGCCATGATCAACATCATCAGTGCCATCATCAGCGGCCTGATCATCGGCGTGCTCGCGCGCTTCTTCTATCCCGGCTCGGTCAACATGGGCTGGATCGCGACCATCCTGCTCGGCATCGGCGGTTCGCTGGTGGCTGGGCTGGTGACGAGTCGTGGCTCGGGCGACTTCAATCGGGCGGGCTGCCTGGCCTCGATCGTGGGCGCGATCGTGCTGATCTTCCTGGGACGGGTGCTTGGGGTCGGCTGAGCTTCAAGAGGCGTACCCCTCTGCCGTAAGGGCGATTTCGCGCTAGGGCCTAGAGCATCGCTCCGCCATCGACCGGTATCACCGCACCCGTGATCCAGCGCGCGCGATCCGAGCAGAGCATGGCGATGGCGTCGCCGATGTCCTCGGGCTGCGCAACGCGCTTGAGCGCCTGGACTGAAATGGTCGCCTCCCGCCCTTGCTCGGTCTCGGTCCAGGCCGCGACCGGGCCGGTCGCCGTGGTCGCCGGCGCGACGGCGTTGACGCGGATCCAGCGGGGGCCGAGTTCGGCGGCGGCGCGGCGCACCAAGTGCTCGATCGCCGCCTTCATCGCACCATAGGCGGCAACCGCGCCGGTCGCCCGGCTCGCCGTCAGCGAGGAGAGGAACACCACGCTCGCGCCTTCCGCCAGCGTGGGAGTGAGGCTCTGCAGCAGGAAGAACGGAGCGCGCAGGTTCACGGCGGTCAGCTGATCGAACACGTCGGGCGTGCAAGCCGCGATGTCGGAGTTGCCCGGCATGATCGCAGCATTGAGCACCAGCGCGTGAAGGCCCTCGGGGCAGAGCTGGGCGACTTCAGCCGCAAGAGCTGCCGGCGTGGCAGGATCGGCCAGGTCGCCACCCACGACCTGCGCCTCGCCACCGCGCTCTCGGATCGTCCGAGCGACGTCGTCGGCCAGCGCGCGGTTGGCGCCGTAGTGGACGATGACGCGATAGCCATCGGCGGCGAGCGCCTTGGCAGTGGCAGCGCCGATGCCCTGCGAGGAACCGGTGATGAAGGCCGTCTTGGTCATCGCGTCTCTCCCTTTTACATTCCTCCCCTGCAAGAGGAGGTAGCAGTCCAGAGGACTGACGGAGGGGTGTAACCCTCACGGTCGAGCACTCCGCTAGCGGGGACATTCCACCCGCGCCTCCGGCGGCAGTCCCCTCCCCTTACAGGGGAGGATCTTGTCACTCCGATTTCATGGCACCAACACCGTATCCACCGCCTCGGCCGCCGTCTCGGGATAGTCGAGCGTGTAGTGCAGGCCCCGGCTCTCATGCCGCTTCAGCGCCGAGTGCACGATCAGCTCGGCGCTCTGCAGCAGGTTGCGCAGTTCGACGAGGTCGGTCGAGACACGGAAGTGGCGGTAATACTCCTCGATCTCGTGGTTCAGCAGCTTGATACGGTGCTGGGCCCGCTCCAACCGCTTGGTGGTGCGAACGATGCCGACGTAGTTCCACATGAAACGCCGGATCTCGGTCCAGTTCTGCTTGATGACCACTTCCTCGTCGGGCTCCGTGACACGGCTCTCGTCCCAGCCCTTGACCGGTGGGGGCGCATCGAACGCGTCCCAATGATCGAGGATGTGCGCCGCCGCCGCCTCGCCGAAGACGAAGCATTCGAGCAGCGAGTTGGACGCCAGGCGATTGGCGCCGTGCAGCCCGCTCTCGGTGCACTCGCCGGCCGCGTAGAGGCCGGGCAGGTCGGTGCGGCCGTCGAGATCGATGAGGATGCCCCCACAAGTGTAGTGCTGCGCGGGCACCACCGGGATCGGCTGCCTGGTCATGTCGATGCCGAGCCCCAGCAGCTTCTCGTAGATGTTGGGGAAGTGCTCGCGCACGAATTCGGCCGGCTGATGGCTGATATCAAGGTGCACGTAGTCGAGGCCGAAGCGCTTGATCTCGGCATCGATTGCCCGGGCGACGATATCGCGGGGCGCCAGCTCCAGGCGCTCGGGATCGTAGTAGGTCATGAAGCGCTTGCCGGTGCGCGGGTTGATCAAGTGCCCGCCTTCGCCGCGCACCGCCTCGGTGATGAGGAAGCTCTTGACCTCCAGGTTGTAGAGGCAGGTCGGGTGGAACTGCATCATCTCCATGTTGGAGACGCGTGCGCCAGCCCGCCAGGCCATGGCGATGCCATCGCCGGTGGCGCCGCGTGGCGCGGTGCTGAACTGGTAGACGCGGCCCGCGCCTCCCGTCGCCAGGATCGTCGCGCGCGCGGTGTGCGCTTCGACGGTGCCGCTCTCCTGATCGAGCGCATAGACGCCCCAGACCCGGCCCGAGCCTGAGTAGCGCTGCTCATGCTTACCGGTGATCAGGTCGATACAGGCGCGCCCCGGCAGTAGCGTGATGTTCGGGTTGTCCTGCGCCGCCTTGAGCAGCGCTGCCTGTACCGCCCAGCCGGTCGCATCGGCGACATGAACGATGCGCCGGTGCGAGTGCCCGCCCTCGCGCGTCAGGTGCAGCGCATTACCCTCGGTATTGAACGGCACGCCAAGCTCCACCAGCCGCTCGATCGCATGAGGCGCGCGTTCGATCACGAATTCGACAGTTTCCAGCCGGTTGAGCCCGGCGCCTGCGACCATGGTGTCGCGGATATGGTCCTCGAACGTGTCGCCGGCATCGAGCACGGCGGCGATCCCGCCTTGCGCCCAAGCCGTCGAGCCGCCGGTCAGCTCGCCCTTGGCCAGCACCAGCACCTTGAGGGTCTGTGCGAGCGCGAGTGCGGCGGTGAGTCCTGCTGCGCCCGATCCCACGATGATCACGTCGTAAGTCGGCGCTGCGCCCGTGTTCAAGTCATCCATGATGCGTCCATGCCGCCAACATTAAATTCTAGCAATGTTTGGCGGTTAACCATGCATCTTCGTTGCAGAGCTCAGGGCATAAACATATAAGGGCGAAACCGTAGTAAACGGCGTTCCGGGGGGCACGCTTTACGGCTTGCAGACAAGACGTGCCGAACTTGAGGGCCGCCGTTTGGCGGAAGGGATGGTATCATGGTGCTGAAGAGAATTCTGTGCCTTTTCAACAAGCACACACCCAAACGCTCCACGACTCAGTGGGACGGGGTGAATTACGTCGGCGATTGTCGGCACTGCCGGCGCCGCATACGTCGTTTTTCGCGCGGCAACTGGAAAACCGACCAGAGAATCGCTTCGGCGGCGGCACCCATTCAATCGGTGGCGCCGACATCGTCCGTCACGTCTTCTGGGCCTCACTCGTCAAGCTGACGAACACGTCCTCCAGGTCGGCCTCTCGAGTGGTGACGTCCACGATCGAAAATCCCTGCGCCTGAACCGCGGCGAGGACCTGCCCCGCATTGTTGACGTCCTTGTTGTAGGTGATCGCGATCGTGCGCTCGCCGGTCTTCTCGCTCTTGATGAAGGCGGCATCGACCGGCAGCTGGCCCAGATCGCGGTCGAGCGTCAGTTCCACCACCTTCTCGCGCGCCATGCCGACCAGCTCGCGCGTGGGCTTGTTGGCGATGCAGGTGCCGTGGTTGATAATGGCGATGCGGTCGCACAGCTCCTCGGCTTCCTCGAGGTAGTGGGTGGTGAGGACGACGGTGACGCCCTCTTGGTTCATCCGCGTGACCAGATCCCACAACTGGCGGCGCAATTCGACGTCGACGCCCGCGGTCGGCTCGTCGAGCACCAGGACGGGGGGCTGGTGGACCAGCGCCTTGGCGATCAGCAGCCGCCGCTTCATGCCGCCCGAGAGCGCGCGCGCATAGGCGTCGCGCTTGTCGATTAGGTGGACCGCGCGCAGCAGCTCTTCCGAGCGGCGCAGATGCTGGGCGATGCCATAGAGGCCGGCCTGGTTCTCCAGCACCTCGAACGGGGTGAAGAAGGGATCGAACACGATCTCCTGCGGCACGATCCCGATCGAGCGCTTGGCGTTGCGCTGGTTTTGATCGATGTCGAAGCCCCAGATCGAAACGGAGCCGGAGGTCTTGCGCACCATGCCCGACATGATGTTGATCATCGTCGACTTGCCCGCGCCGTTGGGACCGAGCAGGCCGAAGATCTTGCCGGCGGGAATGTCGAGGCTGACGCCCTTGAGCGCCAGCTTGCCCTCACCGCCGCCGGCCGGGGCGTAGCGCTTGACGAGGTCGCGGATCTGGATGGCGGGTTGATCGGTCATGGCTTGCGCATTTGGGCCATGTGGTGGGCGGGGTAAAGGGCCGCGCGCCAAGATCCTCCGCTGCAAGGTAAGGATCTTGAGGCACCCACCATTCCCTCTGGCAAACCCCCGCGCCGCTTGGTATCCGGCCAGCCCATGATCAACCCGCCCGAAACCGTCATCACCGACAAGCGCCGCGTCTACTGCGATGGCGCCACCGATATCCGCGCCGGCGCCGCGTTGGGCCATCCGCGCGTGTACCTGGAGATCGACCAGAAGGGCTATGTCGAGTGCGGCTACTGCGACCGCCGCTTCGTGCTCAAGGGCGAGCATGAACGCGAGCGGATCGAGGTCGAGGTCGGAGACAACAACGAGTTCGGCGCGAGTTCGAGTACGAGTTCCAACCCGTAAGTTCGGCTCGGCTGTGCGCCATCGCTCTGCTGAATGGTTCGCGCAGAGACGCAGAGACGTAGAGAGCATGCATCAGCGGCGAAGTCGCTTTTCCTCTCGTCTGTAGCGGCTGCCGCAACGATTCCTGAACAAGGATAGCCTGCGGCAGCGCGCGACCTCCTCTGCGCCTCTGTGCGAACCCATTATCGGCGAAGCGCAGCGAGCCGATTGGCGCATTGCACGATGCTGCCTATATCCGTGGCATGGCATCCGCACCCGATCCCCGCTCGCTCCTCTACCGCCCCGGCCAGCTCACCCCCGATGAAGCGCAGCGGCTCGCCGCCGAGACGCTGAAGGCCTGTGACGATGGCGAGCTTTACCTGCAATTCATCGCATCCGAGGCGTTCGGCTTCGACGATGGGCGGCTGAAGACCTGCGACTATTCGCGCGACGCCGGGTTCGGTCTGCGCGGCGTATCGGGCGAGATGACCGGCTTCGCCCACGCCAACGACATCAGCGCCGCCGCGATCCGCCGCGCGGGCGAGACGCTCAAGCTGCTCGATCCCGCTAAGGGCGAGCGCCCGGCGCCGCCGCAAGCGACCAACCGCCACCTCTACACCGACGCCTCGCCGCTCGACCTGGTGCCGTTCGCCGAAAAGGTGAAGTTGCTGGAGACGGTAGACGCCGCCGCCCGCGCGCGCGATCCGCGCGTGGCGCAAGTCTCTTGCTCGCTGACCGGCAGCTGGTCGGTGGTGGAGATCGTGCGGCCCGATGGTTTCGTCGCCACCGACATACGCCCGCTGGTGCGCTTCAACGTCTCGATCGTCGCGGAGAGCAACGGCCGGCGGGAAACCGGATCGTTCGGGATCGGCGGACGCTGGCTCTACGACGACTTGTTCGATCCCGCCAACTGGAACCGCGGGATCGACATCGCGCTGAACCAGGCTTTAGTGAACCTCGAAAGCGTCGACGCACCCGCCGGCGAGATGACGGTGCTGTGCGGCCCGGGCTGGCCCGGCGTGCTGCTGCATGAAGCCGTCGGCCATGGGCTCGAGGGCGACTTCAACCGCAAGGGCACCAGCGCGTTCTCGGGCCGGATCGGCGAGCGCGTGGCGGCTTCGGGCGTCACTGTGGTCGACGATGGCTCTATCGCCAATCGCCGCGGCTCGCTCTCGATCGATGACGAGGGCACGCCGACGCAGGAGAACGTCCTGATCGAGGAC contains:
- a CDS encoding GlsB/YeaQ/YmgE family stress response membrane protein: MINIISAIISGLIIGVLARFFYPGSVNMGWIATILLGIGGSLVAGLVTSRGSGDFNRAGCLASIVGAIVLIFLGRVLGVG
- a CDS encoding zinc-finger domain-containing protein; translation: MINPPETVITDKRRVYCDGATDIRAGAALGHPRVYLEIDQKGYVECGYCDRRFVLKGEHERERIEVEVGDNNEFGASSSTSSNP
- a CDS encoding ribonucleoside-diphosphate reductase subunit alpha — protein: MTFAEKPAAKAAEPKVTKVIAMDKSDEATAALVAEAPAKKPDDSKTIHARRFNVVTDASRDALLTEFGKDTLDDRYLLPGEKYQDLFARVADAYADDEGHAQRLYDYISKLWFMPATPVLSNGGTGRGLPISCYLNSVDDSLEGIVATWNENVWLASRGGGIGTYWGAVRGIGEPVGLNGKTSGIIPFVRVMDSLTLAISQGSLRRGSAACYLDVSHPEIEEFLEIRKPSGDFNRKALNLHHGVLLTDEFMAAVRDGAEFALRSPKDGSVRGKVDARALFQKLVETRLATGEPYIVFNDTVNRMMPRHHRELGLKVSTSNLCSEITLPTGRDHLGNDRTAVCCLSSLNLETWDEWKGEKHVIEDVLRFLDNVLQDYIDRAPDEMARAKYSAARERSVGMGVMGFHSYLQKRGIGFESAMAKALNLQMFQYINQKANEASMLLANERGPCPDAADVGVMERFSCKMAIAPTASISIICGGTSACIEPIPANIYTHKTLSGSFVVKNPYLEKLLASKSKDSTNVWNSILEHGGSVQHLDFLSPEEKAVYKTSFEIDQRWLLEFAADRTPYIDQAQSLNLYIPADVDKWDLMMLHFQAWEKGIKSLYYLRSKSVQRAGFAGGVEADNTPEAPKFEIGETTDYDECLACQ
- the nadB gene encoding L-aspartate oxidase, with the protein product MDDLNTGAAPTYDVIIVGSGAAGLTAALALAQTLKVLVLAKGELTGGSTAWAQGGIAAVLDAGDTFEDHIRDTMVAGAGLNRLETVEFVIERAPHAIERLVELGVPFNTEGNALHLTREGGHSHRRIVHVADATGWAVQAALLKAAQDNPNITLLPGRACIDLITGKHEQRYSGSGRVWGVYALDQESGTVEAHTARATILATGGAGRVYQFSTAPRGATGDGIAMAWRAGARVSNMEMMQFHPTCLYNLEVKSFLITEAVRGEGGHLINPRTGKRFMTYYDPERLELAPRDIVARAIDAEIKRFGLDYVHLDISHQPAEFVREHFPNIYEKLLGLGIDMTRQPIPVVPAQHYTCGGILIDLDGRTDLPGLYAAGECTESGLHGANRLASNSLLECFVFGEAAAAHILDHWDAFDAPPPVKGWDESRVTEPDEEVVIKQNWTEIRRFMWNYVGIVRTTKRLERAQHRIKLLNHEIEEYYRHFRVSTDLVELRNLLQSAELIVHSALKRHESRGLHYTLDYPETAAEAVDTVLVP
- a CDS encoding acyl-CoA dehydrogenase family protein, producing the protein MNFGLNEDQQMLRDSFARFLDSESSIARVRQSMAGEGFDGELWTGLAELGTFAMRVPEEAGGLGMGTLDAALVMEEAGRTLALGPIAESILAARLIALTSGEGIDAVIAGEQVATLAFRDIAQEPVQWLNGGDRADLVIARRGDDLVLITPADAHRRVDESLAANGIAEVDLGRATQTVLASGPEALALFAAALEEWKLLTACHLLGLAREAVRLAAAYACERKAFGVPIGTFQAMSHPLANFITEIEGGRAFAWKAIHMVATGDPRASAVMPLALWWAARTASTAAIQSLRTFGGYGLTTEYDIHLYNLRAKATALIWGDPARLLEEAGRRLYAGEAAVLPDVGPVSIDFDLGEDARALAAEVDRFFQETLTPELKAHAHYSWDGHHPVVHKKLAEAGLLFPELPPEQGGRSASPYARHAVSEVWEEHGWSGHAKGTTMLAAAMIDKFGTDELKAEVLAKILAGEAVCSLGYSEPGSGSDVFSAQTKATPEGNGWRIDGTKMFTSGANLADYVLMLCRTNPDAAKHKGLTMFILPLKAEGIEVQPVHTFQDERTNVTFYDNVKVPDTWRIGPVDGGVRAMSAALELEHGGGGFTKAHGMLIRMAEDLAREIRLAGKPLIEDAPAQVRLAKAHAHHMVGEMLVLRSLWSAEEKQDLPACGPMAKVFTSEKFLEDGSDLLDLTAPLSLSKRDGAADYVNTAYRHAHGTTIYAGTSEIHRSMIAERALGLPRTRA
- a CDS encoding SDR family NAD(P)-dependent oxidoreductase; translated protein: MTKTAFITGSSQGIGAATAKALAADGYRVIVHYGANRALADDVARTIRERGGEAQVVGGDLADPATPAALAAEVAQLCPEGLHALVLNAAIMPGNSDIAACTPDVFDQLTAVNLRAPFFLLQSLTPTLAEGASVVFLSSLTASRATGAVAAYGAMKAAIEHLVRRAAAELGPRWIRVNAVAPATTATGPVAAWTETEQGREATISVQALKRVAQPEDIGDAIAMLCSDRARWITGAVIPVDGGAML
- the tldD gene encoding metalloprotease TldD; its protein translation is MASAPDPRSLLYRPGQLTPDEAQRLAAETLKACDDGELYLQFIASEAFGFDDGRLKTCDYSRDAGFGLRGVSGEMTGFAHANDISAAAIRRAGETLKLLDPAKGERPAPPQATNRHLYTDASPLDLVPFAEKVKLLETVDAAARARDPRVAQVSCSLTGSWSVVEIVRPDGFVATDIRPLVRFNVSIVAESNGRRETGSFGIGGRWLYDDLFDPANWNRGIDIALNQALVNLESVDAPAGEMTVLCGPGWPGVLLHEAVGHGLEGDFNRKGTSAFSGRIGERVAASGVTVVDDGSIANRRGSLSIDDEGTPTQENVLIEDGILKGYMQDRLNARLMGVPATGNGRRESYAHVPMPRMTNTFMRGGEDDPAELLSRIKNGIYAKSFGGGQVDIVSGKFVFSCTEAYKVENGKLGAPIKGATLIGDGPSVLTRVTGIGNDMALDEGVGVCGKGGQSVPAGVGQPTLLIEGLTVGGTA
- a CDS encoding ABC transporter ATP-binding protein, encoding MTDQPAIQIRDLVKRYAPAGGGEGKLALKGVSLDIPAGKIFGLLGPNGAGKSTMINIMSGMVRKTSGSVSIWGFDIDQNQRNAKRSIGIVPQEIVFDPFFTPFEVLENQAGLYGIAQHLRRSEELLRAVHLIDKRDAYARALSGGMKRRLLIAKALVHQPPVLVLDEPTAGVDVELRRQLWDLVTRMNQEGVTVVLTTHYLEEAEELCDRIAIINHGTCIANKPTRELVGMAREKVVELTLDRDLGQLPVDAAFIKSEKTGERTIAITYNKDVNNAGQVLAAVQAQGFSIVDVTTREADLEDVFVSLTSEAQKT